A stretch of DNA from Aspergillus flavus chromosome 3, complete sequence:
GTGCAGCCCACTTCAGAGGTTGAAGTGGAGCCGGCAGTTTGGTAGATGTAGTTAGCTCCAGCAAGTCTCCTGAGCTATGATTCAGGGTCACGGTGCTTCCCGGTTGGCTACGCAGTGCGTCTTCTATCTTTTGCAGAAGGACTCCAAATTGTTCCATGTCCTCGCTCGGATCGATTGTGgtgtcatcctcatcagctTTTCTCAGGATATCTTGGCGGGTCAGACGTTCAGACCAGATGTTGGTAAGATCAGTTATGTACAGCTCGTAGCCTTTTGATGTTGAGGAATATTTGAAAAGAATGGGAGGTATTGCCTCTCGATTCGAGAGACGCAATCTCTGCCACTTGACGGGCATTTCTTAGCATTAAGTCATGAAAATTTGAATACTATTAAGAATGACCGTAGCTGTGGTCCTAAGATATACAACCAGTAGTCTTACTAGGCGGCAGAGCTGATAAGGCGGAACCTTTCCTGTTCCGCTGCTCCACCCTGATTCTTGGCAGACGCTCACCCAAAAAAAGCATCAGACCAGAGCTTCACGCTTGTGTTGACTTTAGGCTTCAACGCTCACAGCGATATTGCCTATTTCagtcttccttctttcatTGCCCTGTATAGGTGTGTTAGTTATGTCGTCACGTTTTCCGGACAGATCAGGTTCGACGAAACGAAGCCGATCGCGATCTCCATCATCGCGTCGACCCCAGAAGCTCCCCCGCAGATACGATGAGAGAGACTACCAAAGCGATGGAAGAGGCCGACCGGCGCAGTCGCAGTCGAGAAATATGAAGGATCAGATGCGGCTAAATCAATTACAAGAAGACGAGCAAGTGCGTGAATGGGTGGCGCAGGAGGACGTTTTCGTGCTTAAACAGGCCAAAAAGAAGGCTGAGATTCGTGTCAAAGAGGGCCGAGCGAAGCCGATTGACTGGCTTACTGTTACCCTGCGATTTATCGATCCGACGAGGAACCCtcttgatgatgagattgCGGACTCGGACCTGGATATCGTGGATCCGGATGGCGTTTTCGAAGGCCTGTCTCAGAGTCAATTGCTGGActtggagaaggatattGATACATTTCTGAGTTTGGAGGCAAATTCGCAAAATAGGGATTTCTGGAAGGTACGTCACATTTGGATCTGGTCTATATAAGGTCATTGCTAACCGGTCTGCACAGACTATGAGAATTATCTGTCGCGACCGTCAGAAAATCACTGCTCCCGAAGGGCGTGCACTCAACTCCGTCGCCGCGGATATCAATAGGCTCTTGAGTCCTAAAACCTACGAGCAACTTCAGACCCTTGAGATACAGGTTAAGAAAAAGCTGGATTCTAATGAACCCATCGATACCGATTACTGGGAAGAACTACTGCGGAGTCTGACTGTCTGGAAAGCCCGCGCCAAACTGAAGAAGGTCTTTCAGGCCGTTATAGACGAACGTGTCCGAGGATTACGTCAACAACAGCGCGACGAAGCAGACTCGGTTCGAGCAAAGCTTGCACCTCTGGCGCCGGTCAGCCAGCCACCGACCGAGGGCAAAGCACAAGCTGGGTCGGATGAAGAATTTCGTGATCTTGATCCTGACCCGCTGCTCCAAATTCGCCCTGAGGATAAGGTCTTGGAAATAGTGGATGAGTCAAACTTTCTGGATCAGGTGGTAGGTCACAACGTCTTTCAAGCGATGCACGCCATGCGCTGATGAAATCTTTTTAGGCTCGCGAACGTCAAAAGGTTCTAAAGATGGGATTTGTGCCTCTCCGCCAGAGGCAGGCAGAAAAATCCTCTCTTGTTCCTGTGAACCAAACACCCAACTTGCCTGCGGCTACTGGCTCCTCTCGCTTTTCGGCCATACCTAATGAAGATTTCTCGCAGGCAACGAAGGCACTCTATGAGCGAGAGCTTGCGAGGGGAGTCAGTGAGAATGAGGAAATCTTTACAGGCGAAGAATCCGTAAGTACGGGGTCCCAGCCTCAGTGGGCGAACAAATACCGGCCGCGCAAGCCGCGATATTTCAACCGGGTGCAAATGGGCTATGAGTGGAACAAATACAACCAGACTCATTATGACCATGATAACCCACCACCCAAGGTGGTACAAGGCTACAAATTCAACATCTTCTACCCCGACCTCATCGACAAGACGAAAGCGCCGACCTACCGTATTGAACGCGAGCACGGACGAAAGCGCGGCCAGTCGTTTGCAGCAGCCGGTGAAGAAGATACTTGTCTTATTCGATTCATGGCCGGGCCCCCTTACGAAGACATCGCATTCCGAATTGTTGATAAGGAATGGGACTATAGTGccaagagggaaagaggcTTCAAGAGCACCTTTGACAAGGTAGACTCGCCGATTGTTTAGCCCCTAATTCTGACTTCAATTTGAATCTTCTGACACAATCCATAGGGTATTTTACAGCTACACTTTCAATTCAAGCGGGTGAGATCCCTCCTTTCTGTCGCACAAAGCATTTCCACTCTAACATCCATGATAGGTCTACTACCGAAAGTAAAACCATGAGAGGAATCTCCATTCGCATCGACATtgttatatctatatctatctCGACCAACTGGTGTATGGGCGCATACGGCTACATAAATGGTATTTTCGGGGTTTCCACTTAGGTTCTACTACTGTCAACGTATCCATAACTGCTATGGCGGAGCAACGCACAGCCGGATGATCTGGTTGGTCTGGAAGTATTAACCACCAGCTACAGTATTGGACCAAAATTCGATCAACAGACGCTAGAACGTATCATATCATCGGACATATAGCATAAGGTACATAAACTCCATGAGGTTTAAACTTCCTGACTCGCAGGTTATGGCTCCCACGTGTGTGCAACCATGGACTGGGGTTATTTCCACTACCATCAACGCTCCAACGCTGGCTTATTGCCGTGGATATTTGCCATCCAGCGTCACGCGATTCTCTTCCCATTAATCTTATTGAGAAGCGGGTCACGTGCCGCTGATGAACGCCTTTTCCCCCACACGTATGTACGGCCACTCAGATCTGAAATGCCGTCCTTCTAGTTTGGCCTTCAGCGAATGAAAAGAAACCTCTGCAACGATGCGGCTTTGGTGCCACCTAAGCCACCCGCATAGCGTTTCAATGGTTCCGGCTGGTCGGGGAATGCGGGAAAGGGCCTGAGTGTCTGCAGGATACATCCCCAGGGCATTGAGAGCTTCCGGGAAGTTGCCAGAACGTCTTTTCCAGAAAGGCTTCCACCTAGCCTGGTGG
This window harbors:
- a CDS encoding cactin, which encodes MSSRFPDRSGSTKRSRSRSPSSRRPQKLPRRYDERDYQSDGRGRPAQSQSRNMKDQMRLNQLQEDEQVREWVAQEDVFVLKQAKKKAEIRVKEGRAKPIDWLTVTLRFIDPTRNPLDDEIADSDLDIVDPDGVFEGLSQSQLLDLEKDIDTFLSLEANSQNRDFWKTMRIICRDRQKITAPEGRALNSVAADINRLLSPKTYEQLQTLEIQVKKKLDSNEPIDTDYWEELLRSLTVWKARAKLKKVFQAVIDERVRGLRQQQRDEADSVRAKLAPLAPVSQPPTEGKAQAGSDEEFRDLDPDPLLQIRPEDKVLEIVDESNFLDQVARERQKVLKMGFVPLRQRQAEKSSLVPVNQTPNLPAATGSSRFSAIPNEDFSQATKALYERELARGVSENEEIFTGEESVSTGSQPQWANKYRPRKPRYFNRVQMGYEWNKYNQTHYDHDNPPPKVVQGYKFNIFYPDLIDKTKAPTYRIEREHGRKRGQSFAAAGEEDTCLIRFMAGPPYEDIAFRIVDKEWDYSAKRERGFKSTFDKGILQLHFQFKRVYYRK